From a region of the Vicugna pacos chromosome 35, VicPac4, whole genome shotgun sequence genome:
- the WAC gene encoding WW domain-containing adapter protein with coiled-coil isoform X6, with protein MRDAADPSPPNKMLRRSDSPENKYSDSTGHSKAKNVHIHRVRERDGGTSYSPQENSHNHSALHSSNSHSSNPSNNPSKTSDAPYDSADDWSEHISSSGKKYYYNCRTEVSQWEKPKEWLEREQRQKEANKMAVNSFPKDRDYRREVMQATATSGFASGMEDKHSSDASSLLPQNILSQTSRHNDRDYRLPRAETHSSSTPVQHPIKPVVHPTATPSTVPSSPFTLQSDHQPKKSFDANGASTLSKLPTPTSSVPAQKTERKESTSGDKSVSHSCTTPSTSSASGLNPTSAPPTSASAIPVSPVPQSPIPPLLQDPNLLRQLLPALQATLQLNNSNVDISKINEVLTAAVTQASLQSIIHKFLTAGPSAFNLTSLISQAAQLSTQAQPSNQSPMSLTSDASSPRSYVSPRISTPQTNTVPIKPLISTPPVSSQPKVSTPVVKQGPVSQSATQQPITADKQQGHEPVSPRSLQRSNSQRSPSPGPNHTSSSNASNAAVVPQNSSARPACALTPTLAAHFNENLIKHVQGWPADHAEKQASRLREEAHNMGSVHMSEICTELKNLRSLVRVCEIQATLREQRILFLRQQIKELEKLKNQNSFMV; from the exons ggaccAGTTACTCTCCACAAGAAAATTCACACAACCACAGTGCTCTTCATAGTTCAAATTCACATTCTTCTAATCCAAGCAATAATCCAAGCAAAACTTCAGATGCA ccTTATGATTCTGCAGATGACTGGTCTGAGCATATTAGCTCTTCTGGGAAAAAATACTACTACAATTGTCGAACAGAAGTTTCACAATGGGAAAAACCAAAAGAGTGGCTTGAAAG agaacaGAGACAAAAAGAAGCAAACAAGATGGCAGTTAATAGCTTCCCAAAAGATCGGGATTACAGAAGAGAGGTGATGCAAGCAACAGCCACTAGTGGGTTTGCCAGCGGAA TGGAAGACAAGCATTCCAGTGATGCCAGTAGTTTGCTCCCACAGAATATTTTGTCTCAAACAAGCAGACACAATGACAGAGACTACAGACTGCCAAGAGCAGAGACTCACAGTAGTTCTACGCCAGTACAGCACCCCATCAAACCAGTGGTTCATCCAACTGCTACCCCAAGCACTGTTCCTTCTAGTCCATTTACGCTACAGTCTGATCACCAGCCAAAGAAATCATTTGATGCTAATGGAGCATCTACTTTATCAAAACTGCCTACACCCACATCTTCTGTCCCtgcacagaaaacagaaagaaaag AATCTACATCAGGAGACAAATCTGTATCACACTCTTGCACAACTCCTTCCACATCTTCTGCCTCTGGACTGAACCCCACATCTGCACCTCCAACATCTGCTTCAGCAATCCCTGTTTCTCCTGTTCCACAGTCACCAATACCTCCATTACTTCAGGACCCAAATCTTCTTAGACAGTTGCTTCCTGCTTTGCAAGCCACGCTGCAACTTAATAATTCTAATGTGgacatatccaaaataaatgaag TTCTTACAGCAGCTGTGACACAAGCCTCGTTGCAGTCTATAATTCATAAGTTTCTCACTGCTGGACCATCTGCTttcaacttaacttctctgatttctcaggctGCTCAGCTCTCTACAcaag CCCAGCCATCTAATCAGTCTCCAATGTCTTTAACGTCTGATGCGTCATCCCCAAGATCGTATGTGTCTCCAAGAATAAGCACACCTCAGACCAACACAGTCCCCATCAAACCTCTGATCAGTACTCCTCCTGTTTCATCACAGCCAAAG GTTAGTACTCCGGTAGTTAAGCAAGGACCAGTGTCGCAGTCGGCCACACAGCAGCCCATCACTGCTGACAAGCAGCAGGGTCATGAACCTGTCTCTCCTCGAAGTCTTCAGCGTTCAAA TAGCCAGAGAAGTCCGTCACCTGGTCCAAATCATACTTCTAGTAGTAATGCATCAAATGCCGCAGTGGTGCCCCAGAATTCATCCGCCCGGCCTGCGTGCGCGTTAACACCCACGCTCGCAGCACACTTTAATGAGAATCTCATAAAACATGTCCAAGGATGGCCTGCGGATCATGCGGAGAAGCAG GCATCAAGATTGCGAGAAGAAGCCCATAACATGGGAAGCGTTCATATGTCAGAAATTTGTACTGAATTAAAAAACTTAAGATCTTTAGTCCGAGTATGTGAAATTCAAGCAACTTTGCGAGAACAAAG gatACTATTTTTGAGACAACAAATTAAGGAACTCGAAAAGCTAAAAAATCAGAATTCCTTCATGGTGTGA
- the WAC gene encoding WW domain-containing adapter protein with coiled-coil isoform X8, which produces MKKCETPQILHHQIKCCEDLIVLKTNIVTAQVTVRPKMCIFTELERGMVGPVTLHKKIHTTTVLFIVQIHILLIQAIIQAKLQMQEQRQKEANKMAVNSFPKDRDYRREVMQATATSGFASGMEDKHSSDASSLLPQNILSQTSRHNDRDYRLPRAETHSSSTPVQHPIKPVVHPTATPSTVPSSPFTLQSDHQPKKSFDANGASTLSKLPTPTSSVPAQKTERKESTSGDKSVSHSCTTPSTSSASGLNPTSAPPTSASAIPVSPVPQSPIPPLLQDPNLLRQLLPALQATLQLNNSNVDISKINEVLTAAVTQASLQSIIHKFLTAGPSAFNLTSLISQAAQLSTQAQPSNQSPMSLTSDASSPRSYVSPRISTPQTNTVPIKPLISTPPVSSQPKVSTPVVKQGPVSQSATQQPITADKQQGHEPVSPRSLQRSNSQRSPSPGPNHTSSSNASNAAVVPQNSSARPACALTPTLAAHFNENLIKHVQGWPADHAEKQASRLREEAHNMGSVHMSEICTELKNLRSLVRVCEIQATLREQRILFLRQQIKELEKLKNQNSFMV; this is translated from the exons ggaccAGTTACTCTCCACAAGAAAATTCACACAACCACAGTGCTCTTCATAGTTCAAATTCACATTCTTCTAATCCAAGCAATAATCCAAGCAAAACTTCAGATGCA agaacaGAGACAAAAAGAAGCAAACAAGATGGCAGTTAATAGCTTCCCAAAAGATCGGGATTACAGAAGAGAGGTGATGCAAGCAACAGCCACTAGTGGGTTTGCCAGCGGAA TGGAAGACAAGCATTCCAGTGATGCCAGTAGTTTGCTCCCACAGAATATTTTGTCTCAAACAAGCAGACACAATGACAGAGACTACAGACTGCCAAGAGCAGAGACTCACAGTAGTTCTACGCCAGTACAGCACCCCATCAAACCAGTGGTTCATCCAACTGCTACCCCAAGCACTGTTCCTTCTAGTCCATTTACGCTACAGTCTGATCACCAGCCAAAGAAATCATTTGATGCTAATGGAGCATCTACTTTATCAAAACTGCCTACACCCACATCTTCTGTCCCtgcacagaaaacagaaagaaaag AATCTACATCAGGAGACAAATCTGTATCACACTCTTGCACAACTCCTTCCACATCTTCTGCCTCTGGACTGAACCCCACATCTGCACCTCCAACATCTGCTTCAGCAATCCCTGTTTCTCCTGTTCCACAGTCACCAATACCTCCATTACTTCAGGACCCAAATCTTCTTAGACAGTTGCTTCCTGCTTTGCAAGCCACGCTGCAACTTAATAATTCTAATGTGgacatatccaaaataaatgaag TTCTTACAGCAGCTGTGACACAAGCCTCGTTGCAGTCTATAATTCATAAGTTTCTCACTGCTGGACCATCTGCTttcaacttaacttctctgatttctcaggctGCTCAGCTCTCTACAcaag CCCAGCCATCTAATCAGTCTCCAATGTCTTTAACGTCTGATGCGTCATCCCCAAGATCGTATGTGTCTCCAAGAATAAGCACACCTCAGACCAACACAGTCCCCATCAAACCTCTGATCAGTACTCCTCCTGTTTCATCACAGCCAAAG GTTAGTACTCCGGTAGTTAAGCAAGGACCAGTGTCGCAGTCGGCCACACAGCAGCCCATCACTGCTGACAAGCAGCAGGGTCATGAACCTGTCTCTCCTCGAAGTCTTCAGCGTTCAAA TAGCCAGAGAAGTCCGTCACCTGGTCCAAATCATACTTCTAGTAGTAATGCATCAAATGCCGCAGTGGTGCCCCAGAATTCATCCGCCCGGCCTGCGTGCGCGTTAACACCCACGCTCGCAGCACACTTTAATGAGAATCTCATAAAACATGTCCAAGGATGGCCTGCGGATCATGCGGAGAAGCAG GCATCAAGATTGCGAGAAGAAGCCCATAACATGGGAAGCGTTCATATGTCAGAAATTTGTACTGAATTAAAAAACTTAAGATCTTTAGTCCGAGTATGTGAAATTCAAGCAACTTTGCGAGAACAAAG gatACTATTTTTGAGACAACAAATTAAGGAACTCGAAAAGCTAAAAAATCAGAATTCCTTCATGGTGTGA